From a single Amphiprion ocellaris isolate individual 3 ecotype Okinawa chromosome 18, ASM2253959v1, whole genome shotgun sequence genomic region:
- the irf3 gene encoding interferon regulatory factor 3 isoform X1: MSHPKPLLKPWLWARIDSGKFPGVIWTNSEKTEFSIPWKHALRQDSSDIDSLIFKAWAEVSGNGRAQGDASVWKRNFRSALRAKGFKMVSDNKNDAANPHKVFHWPDESASGANSSAGSQEQDEADLFEDYGLTTQDSQLGSCFDDCLYLPEDTAYLPAESSASQDILQECLKGLNIGPAAEATAAFEPPPEQQQLQNQVAIGGCALPGQQQYPVTFEGAAGETGLPEQPARPIGGAVGGACDGQLAAQFLHTMNKTRDGDNFKTHFRILVYYRGVKVSEQTVENEAGIRLVYSPELKGTVLDHESGLSLVSLPTPGVMLDQTQANLTQRILDKLGDGLDLGVSSHVVYGQRRGEIKAFWSFSKFDQNQQPQEVSKLHPQVLYQFRDFVRGILDFINGKDSPPCSLFFCLGEKWPDSRPWEKKLITVEVVLTSMEFLKNLAVEGGASSLQSVELQMSLEEMMELY, encoded by the exons ATGTCTCATCCAAAACCGCTGCTCAAGCCGTGGCTGTGGGCCAGGATTGACAGTGGCAAGTTTCCTGGTGTAATCTGGACAAACTCAGAGAAAACAGAGTTCTCCATCCCCTGGAAACACGCTTTGAGACAGGACTCCTCTGACATCGACAGCCTCATCTTCAAG GCCTGGGCTGAGGTGAGCGGAAATGGCCGGGCTCAGGGAGACGCCTCAGTCTGGAAGAGGAACTTCCGCAGTGCCCTCCGAGCTAAAGGCTTCAAAATGGTTTCCGATAACAAGAACGATGCAGCAAACCCCCATAAAGTGTTTCACTGGCCGGATGAGTCGGCATCAGGAG CTAACTCTTCTGCTGGATCCCAGGAACAAGATGAAGCTGATTTGTTTGAGGATTATGGCCTCACTACACAAGAC AGCCAGCTTGGTTCATGCTTTGATGACTGTCTCTACCTTCCAGAAGACACTGCCTATCTTCCAG CAGAATCCTCAGCCAGCCAGGATATTCTCCAAGAGTGTCTGAAGGGACTGAACATTGGCCCTGCAGCAG AGGCAACCGCAGCCTTTGAGCCTCCTCCCGAGCAACAGCAGCTCCAGAATCAGGTTGCGATTGGTGGATGCGCGTTGCCTGGGCAACAGCAGTATCCAGTAACGTTTGAGGGTGCAGCCGGTGAAACTGGGTTGCCTGAGCAACCAGCACGTCCAATAGGGGGAGCAGTGGGAGGGGCCTGTGATGGGCAGTTGGCGGCACAGTTCCTACATACAATGAACAAGACTAGAGATGGAGATAATTTCA AGACTCACTTCAGGATCTTGGTGTACTACAGAGGGGTGAAGGTGTCTGAGCAGACGGTTGAGAATGAAGCAGGAATCCGCTTAGTCTACAG CCCTGAGCTCAAGGGGACAGTCTTGGATCATGAGTCAGGCCTCTCCCTGGTCTCTCTGCCAACTCCTGGAGTCATGCTGGATCAAACTCAAGCCAATCTGACCCAACGGATTCTCGACAAACTGGGCGACGGTCTGGACTTGGGGGTGTCCAGCCACGTGGTGTACGGCCAGCGACGGGGTGAAATCAAAGCGTTCTGGAGCTTCTCCAAGTTCGACCAGAACCAGCAGCCCCAAGAGGTTTCTAAACTGCATCCGCAAGTGCTTTACCAGTTCAGGGACTTTGTGCGGG GAATACTGGACTTCATCAACGGCAAAGACAGTCCTCCCTGCTCCCTGTTCTTCTGTCTCGGGGAGAAGTGGCCTGACAGCCGGCCTTGGGAGAAGAAGCTCATCACAGTGGAG GTGGTCCTGACTTCAATGGAGTTTCTGAAAAATTTGGCCGTTGAAGGTGGTGCCTCCTCCCTGCAGTCTGTGGAGCTGCAGATGTCCCTCGAAGAGATGATGGAGTTGTACTGA
- the irf3 gene encoding interferon regulatory factor 3 isoform X2, with the protein MSHPKPLLKPWLWARIDSGKFPGVIWTNSEKTEFSIPWKHALRQDSSDIDSLIFKAWAEVSGNGRAQGDASVWKRNFRSALRAKGFKMVSDNKNDAANPHKVFHWPDESASGANSSAGSQEQDEADLFEDYGLTTQDSQLGSCFDDCLYLPEDTAYLPESSASQDILQECLKGLNIGPAAEATAAFEPPPEQQQLQNQVAIGGCALPGQQQYPVTFEGAAGETGLPEQPARPIGGAVGGACDGQLAAQFLHTMNKTRDGDNFKTHFRILVYYRGVKVSEQTVENEAGIRLVYSPELKGTVLDHESGLSLVSLPTPGVMLDQTQANLTQRILDKLGDGLDLGVSSHVVYGQRRGEIKAFWSFSKFDQNQQPQEVSKLHPQVLYQFRDFVRGILDFINGKDSPPCSLFFCLGEKWPDSRPWEKKLITVEVVLTSMEFLKNLAVEGGASSLQSVELQMSLEEMMELY; encoded by the exons ATGTCTCATCCAAAACCGCTGCTCAAGCCGTGGCTGTGGGCCAGGATTGACAGTGGCAAGTTTCCTGGTGTAATCTGGACAAACTCAGAGAAAACAGAGTTCTCCATCCCCTGGAAACACGCTTTGAGACAGGACTCCTCTGACATCGACAGCCTCATCTTCAAG GCCTGGGCTGAGGTGAGCGGAAATGGCCGGGCTCAGGGAGACGCCTCAGTCTGGAAGAGGAACTTCCGCAGTGCCCTCCGAGCTAAAGGCTTCAAAATGGTTTCCGATAACAAGAACGATGCAGCAAACCCCCATAAAGTGTTTCACTGGCCGGATGAGTCGGCATCAGGAG CTAACTCTTCTGCTGGATCCCAGGAACAAGATGAAGCTGATTTGTTTGAGGATTATGGCCTCACTACACAAGAC AGCCAGCTTGGTTCATGCTTTGATGACTGTCTCTACCTTCCAGAAGACACTGCCTATCTTCCAG AATCCTCAGCCAGCCAGGATATTCTCCAAGAGTGTCTGAAGGGACTGAACATTGGCCCTGCAGCAG AGGCAACCGCAGCCTTTGAGCCTCCTCCCGAGCAACAGCAGCTCCAGAATCAGGTTGCGATTGGTGGATGCGCGTTGCCTGGGCAACAGCAGTATCCAGTAACGTTTGAGGGTGCAGCCGGTGAAACTGGGTTGCCTGAGCAACCAGCACGTCCAATAGGGGGAGCAGTGGGAGGGGCCTGTGATGGGCAGTTGGCGGCACAGTTCCTACATACAATGAACAAGACTAGAGATGGAGATAATTTCA AGACTCACTTCAGGATCTTGGTGTACTACAGAGGGGTGAAGGTGTCTGAGCAGACGGTTGAGAATGAAGCAGGAATCCGCTTAGTCTACAG CCCTGAGCTCAAGGGGACAGTCTTGGATCATGAGTCAGGCCTCTCCCTGGTCTCTCTGCCAACTCCTGGAGTCATGCTGGATCAAACTCAAGCCAATCTGACCCAACGGATTCTCGACAAACTGGGCGACGGTCTGGACTTGGGGGTGTCCAGCCACGTGGTGTACGGCCAGCGACGGGGTGAAATCAAAGCGTTCTGGAGCTTCTCCAAGTTCGACCAGAACCAGCAGCCCCAAGAGGTTTCTAAACTGCATCCGCAAGTGCTTTACCAGTTCAGGGACTTTGTGCGGG GAATACTGGACTTCATCAACGGCAAAGACAGTCCTCCCTGCTCCCTGTTCTTCTGTCTCGGGGAGAAGTGGCCTGACAGCCGGCCTTGGGAGAAGAAGCTCATCACAGTGGAG GTGGTCCTGACTTCAATGGAGTTTCTGAAAAATTTGGCCGTTGAAGGTGGTGCCTCCTCCCTGCAGTCTGTGGAGCTGCAGATGTCCCTCGAAGAGATGATGGAGTTGTACTGA
- the irf3 gene encoding interferon regulatory factor 3 isoform X3, with the protein MAGLRETPQSGRGTSAVPSELKASKWFPITRTMQQTPIKCFTGRMSRHQEEQDEADLFEDYGLTTQDSQLGSCFDDCLYLPEDTAYLPAESSASQDILQECLKGLNIGPAAEATAAFEPPPEQQQLQNQVAIGGCALPGQQQYPVTFEGAAGETGLPEQPARPIGGAVGGACDGQLAAQFLHTMNKTRDGDNFKTHFRILVYYRGVKVSEQTVENEAGIRLVYSPELKGTVLDHESGLSLVSLPTPGVMLDQTQANLTQRILDKLGDGLDLGVSSHVVYGQRRGEIKAFWSFSKFDQNQQPQEVSKLHPQVLYQFRDFVRGILDFINGKDSPPCSLFFCLGEKWPDSRPWEKKLITVEVVLTSMEFLKNLAVEGGASSLQSVELQMSLEEMMELY; encoded by the exons ATGGCCGGGCTCAGGGAGACGCCTCAGTCTGGAAGAGGAACTTCCGCAGTGCCCTCCGAGCTAAAGGCTTCAAAATGGTTTCCGATAACAAGAACGATGCAGCAAACCCCCATAAAGTGTTTCACTGGCCGGATGAGTCGGCATCAGGAG GAACAAGATGAAGCTGATTTGTTTGAGGATTATGGCCTCACTACACAAGAC AGCCAGCTTGGTTCATGCTTTGATGACTGTCTCTACCTTCCAGAAGACACTGCCTATCTTCCAG CAGAATCCTCAGCCAGCCAGGATATTCTCCAAGAGTGTCTGAAGGGACTGAACATTGGCCCTGCAGCAG AGGCAACCGCAGCCTTTGAGCCTCCTCCCGAGCAACAGCAGCTCCAGAATCAGGTTGCGATTGGTGGATGCGCGTTGCCTGGGCAACAGCAGTATCCAGTAACGTTTGAGGGTGCAGCCGGTGAAACTGGGTTGCCTGAGCAACCAGCACGTCCAATAGGGGGAGCAGTGGGAGGGGCCTGTGATGGGCAGTTGGCGGCACAGTTCCTACATACAATGAACAAGACTAGAGATGGAGATAATTTCA AGACTCACTTCAGGATCTTGGTGTACTACAGAGGGGTGAAGGTGTCTGAGCAGACGGTTGAGAATGAAGCAGGAATCCGCTTAGTCTACAG CCCTGAGCTCAAGGGGACAGTCTTGGATCATGAGTCAGGCCTCTCCCTGGTCTCTCTGCCAACTCCTGGAGTCATGCTGGATCAAACTCAAGCCAATCTGACCCAACGGATTCTCGACAAACTGGGCGACGGTCTGGACTTGGGGGTGTCCAGCCACGTGGTGTACGGCCAGCGACGGGGTGAAATCAAAGCGTTCTGGAGCTTCTCCAAGTTCGACCAGAACCAGCAGCCCCAAGAGGTTTCTAAACTGCATCCGCAAGTGCTTTACCAGTTCAGGGACTTTGTGCGGG GAATACTGGACTTCATCAACGGCAAAGACAGTCCTCCCTGCTCCCTGTTCTTCTGTCTCGGGGAGAAGTGGCCTGACAGCCGGCCTTGGGAGAAGAAGCTCATCACAGTGGAG GTGGTCCTGACTTCAATGGAGTTTCTGAAAAATTTGGCCGTTGAAGGTGGTGCCTCCTCCCTGCAGTCTGTGGAGCTGCAGATGTCCCTCGAAGAGATGATGGAGTTGTACTGA
- the si:dkey-94f20.4 gene encoding synembryn-A — protein sequence MNVDVEGIIQCIKQGDENGVQTQLQEFNKEYAQCFFFDAEEREKKKQRKLEEFRKNKVRDYADSDSDFDEYDLEDRGLILRQNLAVVLLRFIRTGVKCRLLRVSLRTLRILSRDKKVLGPLVTDSALLTLAKLAGLTTSDVSDEANDPDSDFYDNIMASLAEAKVLQSRTDDDEGEADTNDQNEEGSAFDEDAKSDISIANSGDMDSISWFGSHRTSINEMHRGGIHHKVLERGRRDRRESKMDVEEEEEEEGESGEEAQRKEAMKVLCNVVYNSTWAQERFSGLRLLCGLIECLSSSVNCSSPSSVQFYELRLMFLITALRPELSTQLQQEGGVSILTAALESCLEVQWKDQYECVLDPATPPISLEASQRVTEILKILFNITHSTHRQEPSEDDAALYRHLVAILRLCLMRKCTLADDTDELQGHTVNLLSALPLQCLDVLLMVPLEPDSKQCQGVNMDCVHMLLMFMERRLESGDKIKEKLTPILNLLTESCRAHRETRHYTRKHILPPLRDVSHRPEEGSTVKSRLIRLMTHLDTDLKHCAADLIFVLCKENVSRFVKYTGYGNAAGLLATRGLLGGQGPRTSSSDAQYSSDSDSDTEEYRQVKDRINPVTGRVEAEQPDPMEGMTEEEKEEEAKRLIMLFNKLSRDSIIQPMEVDAEGKLVPMSGLGGNSLAEEAKSESENDGEAGEGEKD from the exons ATGAACGTGGACGTGGAGGGGATTATCCAGTGCATCAAGCAGGGGGATGAGAACGGTGTTCAAACGCAGCTGCAGGAGTTCAACAAAGAG TACGCACAGTGCTTCTTCTTCGATGCagaggagagggaaaaaaagaaa caaagaaaactaGAGGAG ttcaggaaaaataaaGTGAGGGACTACGCTGATTCTGACTCCGACTTCGATGAGTACGACCTGGAGGATCGAGGCCTAATCCTCAGACAG AATTTAGCTGTTGTCCTCCTGAGGTTCATAAGAACAGGAGTCAAATGTCGTCTGTTGAGAGTATCTCTACGCACCCTGAGGATTCTGTCCAGGGACAAGAAGGTCCTGGGCCCTTTGGTGACTGACAGCGCTCTCCTGACTCTGGCCAAACTAGCCGGCCTGACCACGAGTGACGTCAGTGACGAAGCCAACGACCCCGACTCTGATTTCTATGACAACATCATGGCTTCTCTTGCTGAGGCCAAAGTGCTACAGAGTCGCACTGATGATGACGAAGGCGAAGCTGACACCAACGACCAAAACGAGGAAGGCTCTGCCTTTGATGAAGATGCCAAGAGCGACATCAGCATCGCCAACAGCGGGGACATGGACAGCATCAGCTGGTTCGGGAGCCACAGGACCAGCATCAACGAAATGCACAGGGGTGGCATCCATCACAAGGTgctggagagagggaggagggaccGGAGGGAGAGCAAGATGgatgtggaggaagaggaggaggaggaaggggagtcAGGGGAGGAGGCCCAGAGAAAAGAGGCCATGAAGGTGTTGTGTAACGTGGTGTATAACAGCACCTGGGCGCAGGAGAGGTTCAGTGGCCTCAG gcTCCTGTGTGGTCTCATAGAGTGTCTGTCCTCCAGTGTGAACTGCTCGTCTCCCTCCAGTGTTCAGTTCTATGAATTACGCCTCATGTTCCTCATCACTGCGCTACGTCCAGAGCTCAGCACTCAGCTTCAGCAG GAGGGAGGAGTGTCGATCCTCACAGCGGCCTTGGAGAGCTGCCTGGAGGTGCAGTGGAAGGACCAGTATGAGTGTGTACTGGACCCTGCGACACCACCCATCTCTCTGGAAGCCTCTCAACGTGTCACTGAGATCCTCAAAATCCTCTTCAATATCACCCACAGCACCCACAGGCAGGAGCCAAGTGAG GACGATGCAGCTCTGTACCGACACCTGGTGGCAATTCTGCGACTCTGCCTGATGAGGAAATGTACGCTGGCGGACGACACTGATGAGCTGCAGGG TCACACAGTCAACCTGCTGTCAGCGCTGCCTCTCCAGTGTCTCGACGTGCTGCTGATGGTGCCTCTGGAGCCGGACTCAAAGCAGTGTCAGGGGGTCAACATGGACTGTGTGCACATGTTGCTGATGTTCATGGAGAGGCGCCTGGAGTCG GGGGATAAGATCAAAGAGAAGCTGACACCGATCCTCAATCTGCTGACAGAGAGCTGCAGGGCCCACAGAGAAACACGCCACTACACCAGGAAACAT ATTCTGCCTCCTCTGAGAGATGTATCACATAGACCCGAGGAAGGCTCCACAGTGAAGAGTCGTCTGATTCGTCTCATGACTCATCTGGACACAGACCTCAAACACTGTGCTGCTGATCTAATCTTTGTCCTGTGCAAAGAAAATG TGAGCCGTTTTGTCAAGTACACAGGTTACGGTAATGCAGCGGGCCTCTTGGCCACCAGAGGTCTGCTGGGTGGTCAGGGGCCCCGGACCTCCAGCTCTGACGCCCAGTACTCCAGCGACTCCGACTCAGACACCGAGGAGTACCGGCAGGTCAAAGACCGCATCAACCCGGTGACGGGGCGGGTGGAGGCAGAGCAGCCAGATCCTATGGAGGGCATgacggaggaggagaaggaggaggaggccaaGAGGCTCATCATGCTCTTCAACAAGCTGTCCAG AGATAGTATCATCCAGCCGATGGAAGTGGATGCAGAAGGGAAACTCGTCCCGATGTCAGGACTTGGAGGCAACTCTCTTGCCGAGGAAGCAAAGTCTGAGTCAGAGAATGAcggtgaagcaggtgaaggaGAGAAGGACTGA